From Microcoleus sp. FACHB-831, one genomic window encodes:
- a CDS encoding Mo-dependent nitrogenase C-terminal domain-containing protein produces MNVSQYTTRNINLASWVWMPQEETPNNASTKFSPTAVKKKFDLLQPLRQWMDGLQVRDRDLAHQLCKMIPSQCPFERDVKLFGRTLFHIPPMCKLNPLYEEVVGLRFRALCYLADECGEDITAYC; encoded by the coding sequence ATGAATGTATCTCAATATACAACACGGAATATAAACTTGGCAAGTTGGGTATGGATGCCCCAAGAAGAGACACCCAACAACGCATCAACCAAGTTCAGCCCAACTGCTGTGAAGAAAAAGTTTGATTTGTTGCAACCGTTACGCCAGTGGATGGATGGGCTACAAGTTCGCGATCGCGACCTAGCTCACCAGCTGTGCAAAATGATTCCCTCCCAGTGCCCCTTTGAGCGCGACGTTAAATTATTTGGTCGCACCCTGTTTCACATCCCCCCAATGTGCAAGCTGAATCCGCTCTACGAAGAAGTAGTTGGTCTGCGATTCCGGGCACTCTGCTATCTGGCAGATGAATGTGGTGAAGACATCACAGCATACTGCTAA
- a CDS encoding ribonuclease J, protein MTKNGTAPSLKIIPLGGLHEIGKNTCVFEMNDEIVLLDAGLAFPSDGMHGVNIVLPDVTYLRENSHKIKGMIVTHGHEDHIGGIAYHLKQFDIPVIYGPRLAMALLEGKLEEAGVRNRTELRTVRPRDIVRIGSTFFAEFIRNTHSISDSFTVAIHTPIGVVIHTGDFKIDHTPVDGEVFDLQRLAEHGEKGVLCLISDSTNSEVPGFTPSERSVYPNLDRIISQAQGRVLLTTFASSVHRVNMVLELAQKHNRKVSVVGRSMLNVIAHARNLGYIKCRDDLFLPMQAIRQLPDEQVLILTTGSQGEPMAALTHIANGEHRQIQIRKGDTVVFSANPIPGNTIAVVNTIDKLMMLGANVVYGREKAIHVSGHACQEDQKLMIALTRPKFFLPVHGEHRMLVQHSKTAQSMGIPAENMVIIDNGDVVEVSEEAIRVSGKVPSGIALVDNAGVLHDNVLKERQQLAEDGVVTVAAAVTSDGKLMANPEVHLRGVVTTVERSLLQSLVQKTIENLLTERWSEFARTFETSEIDIDWAGLQVQLERDLQRLIRRELQGRPLLVFLLQTPSEESAAVKSSAVGGRRRRPSAKVAS, encoded by the coding sequence ATGACTAAAAACGGAACTGCACCCTCATTAAAAATTATTCCCCTCGGCGGACTGCACGAAATCGGCAAGAATACTTGCGTATTCGAGATGAATGATGAAATCGTGCTATTAGATGCAGGTTTAGCATTCCCCTCAGACGGAATGCACGGCGTCAATATAGTTCTGCCGGACGTAACGTATCTGCGAGAAAATAGCCACAAAATCAAGGGCATGATCGTCACCCACGGTCACGAAGACCACATTGGCGGAATTGCTTATCACCTCAAACAGTTTGATATCCCAGTCATTTATGGCCCCCGTTTGGCTATGGCTTTACTGGAAGGCAAACTAGAAGAAGCTGGCGTTAGAAACCGCACAGAGCTGAGAACTGTGCGACCCCGCGATATCGTCCGCATTGGCTCCACGTTTTTTGCAGAATTTATTCGCAACACCCACTCTATCTCCGATAGCTTCACCGTAGCTATCCATACCCCAATCGGTGTCGTTATCCATACGGGTGACTTTAAGATCGACCACACCCCAGTAGATGGTGAAGTTTTTGATTTGCAAAGGTTGGCCGAGCATGGCGAAAAGGGCGTTCTATGCCTGATTAGCGACTCCACAAACTCGGAAGTACCTGGATTTACTCCCTCAGAGCGTTCGGTATATCCAAATCTCGATCGCATCATTTCCCAGGCACAGGGGCGCGTGCTGCTGACAACTTTCGCCTCCTCAGTTCACAGGGTCAATATGGTTCTGGAACTGGCGCAAAAGCATAATCGGAAAGTGAGTGTGGTGGGTCGCTCGATGTTGAACGTGATTGCTCACGCACGCAACTTGGGTTATATCAAGTGCCGAGACGATTTGTTCTTGCCTATGCAGGCGATTCGCCAGTTACCTGACGAACAGGTTTTGATTCTAACCACAGGTTCTCAGGGTGAACCTATGGCGGCGCTAACTCACATTGCCAACGGCGAACACAGGCAAATACAAATCCGCAAGGGCGATACTGTAGTGTTCTCGGCTAACCCGATTCCCGGCAATACTATCGCTGTAGTTAATACCATCGATAAGCTGATGATGCTGGGAGCAAATGTGGTTTACGGACGTGAAAAGGCAATCCACGTTTCCGGTCACGCCTGCCAAGAAGACCAAAAGCTGATGATTGCTTTAACTCGCCCGAAGTTCTTCTTGCCAGTTCACGGCGAACATCGGATGCTAGTCCAGCACTCCAAGACTGCCCAGAGCATGGGCATCCCTGCTGAAAATATGGTGATTATTGATAATGGGGATGTCGTGGAAGTCTCTGAGGAGGCGATTCGTGTCAGTGGGAAAGTTCCTTCGGGGATCGCTCTGGTCGATAATGCTGGTGTGCTGCATGACAATGTGTTGAAGGAACGGCAGCAGTTAGCTGAAGATGGTGTGGTGACGGTGGCGGCAGCAGTGACCAGCGATGGTAAGCTGATGGCGAATCCAGAAGTACATCTGCGCGGGGTTGTAACAACGGTAGAACGCAGTCTCCTCCAGTCATTAGTTCAAAAGACGATTGAAAATCTGCTTACAGAACGCTGGTCGGAGTTTGCCCGTACCTTTGAAACCTCGGAGATAGATATTGACTGGGCTGGCTTGCAGGTGCAACTTGAACGCGATTTGCAGCGCCTAATCCGTCGCGAACTACAAGGTCGTCCGCTATTAGTTTTCTTGCTGCAAACTCCTTCAGAGGAATCAGCAGCGGTTAAATCATCGGCTGTAGGCGGACGGCGCCGCCGCCCATCTGCCAAGGTGGCTTCTTAA